A region from the Aphis gossypii isolate Hap1 chromosome 1, ASM2018417v2, whole genome shotgun sequence genome encodes:
- the LOC126549286 gene encoding uncharacterized protein LOC126549286 isoform X2 — translation MDDNLKMYSEQPTVSTVEIKIEKPNVEESNVEKPKQRSDVSPDDTRELVLSGLTDELLVAANRRSLNLPPVSLFSSDDELLSSFSDRSTTESSQEGAPIREIEAVISPTETASDENNIEKINMPSITDELTNVQGQKSLCDYTRELVLSSLTDELLVAANRRSLNLPPVSLFSSDDELLSSFSDRSTTESSQVSEPKSYTSVLKKLLEFEEISMEIRNPSSKTGMNLPPIPLCLQEDVPIRETEAVTSPTVTDSDENNIEKINMPSVSGELKNVQEQKSLCDYTRELVLSSLTDELLVADNRRSLNLPPASLFSSDDELLSSFSDKSTTESSEEDVPIRETEAVTSPTVTDSDENNIEKINMPSVSGELKNVQGQKSLCDYTRELVLSSLTDELLVAANRRSLNLPPVSLFSSDDELLSSFSDRSTTESSQVSEPKSYTSVLKKLLEFEEISMEIRNPSSKTGMNLPPIPLCLQEDVPIRETEAVTSPTVTDSDENNIEKINMPSVSGELKNVQEQKSLCDYTRELVLSSLTDELLVADNRRSLNLPPASLFSSDDELLSSFSDKSTTESSEVSKPKSNTSVLEKLSEFEEISMEIRNPISKTGMNLPPIPLCLQEDVPIRETEAVTSPTVTDSDENNIEKINMPSVSGELKNVQGQKSLCDYTRELVLSSLTDELLVAANRRSLNLPPVSLFSSDDEVLSSFSNRSTTESSEVSEPKNNTSVLEQLLEFEEISMEIRNPSSKTGKNIPPIPLCLQEGVPIRETEAVMSPIETGSDENNIETIICNDINDRVGSDVVELEKSTTRQLRPKRRFLYALGRGLMKVGRCLCCWRCK, via the exons AtggatgataatttaaaaatgtactcagAACAGCCGACTGTGTCTACTGTGGAAATTAAGATTGAGAAGCCAAACGTCGAAGAGTCAAACGTCGAAAAGCCCAAACAAAGAAGTGATGTATCTCCGGATGACACACGCGAACTCGTGTTATCCGGTCTAACTGACGAGTTACTAGTGGCGGCCAATCGGAGGTCATTAAATTTGCCTCCCGTTTCATTATTCTCGAGCGACGACGAATTGTTGTCAAGTTTTAGTGACAGAAGTACTACGGAATCATCTCAA GAAGGTGCACCTATCCGCGAGATTGAAGCTGTTATATCGCCCACAGAGACTGCCagcgatgaaaataatattgaaaaaataaacatgccATCGATTACGGATGAATTAACAAACGTGCAAGGACAAAAGTCTTTATGTGACTATACACGTGAACTCGTGTTATCCAGTCTTACTGACGAGTTACTAGTGGCGGCCAATCGGAGGTCATTAAATTTGCCTCCCGTTTCATTATTCTCGAGCGACGACGAATTGTTGTCAAGTTTTAGTGACAGAAGTACTACGGAATCATCTCAAGTAAGCGAACCAAAAAGTTATACatctgtattaaaaaaattgttggagTTCGAGGAAATTTCGATGGAAATTAGAAATCCCAGCTCGAAGACCGGAATGAATCTACCACCAATACCTTTATGTCTGCAGGAAGATGTACCTATACGCGAGACTGAAGCTGTTACGTCGCCCACAGTGACTGACagcgatgaaaataatattgaaaaaataaacatgccATCCGTTTCGGGTGAATTAAAAAACGTCCAAGAACAAAAGTCTTTATGTGACTACACACGCGAACTCGTGTTATCCAGTCTTACTGACGAGTTACTAGTGGCAGACAATCGGAGGTCATTAAATTTGCCTCCCGCTTCATTATTCTCGAGCGACGACGAATTGTTGTCAAGTTTTAGTGACAAAAGTACTACGGAATCTTCTGAA GAAGATGTACCTATACGCGAGACTGAAGCTGTTACGTCGCCCACAGTGACTGACagcgatgaaaataatattgaaaaaataaacatgccATCCGTTTCGGGTGAATTAAAAAACGTCCAAGGACAAAAGTCTTTATGTGACTACACACGCGAACTCGTGTTATCCAGTCTTACTGACGAGTTACTAGTGGCGGCCAATCGGAGGTCATTAAATTTGCCTCCCGTTTCATTATTCTCGAGCGACGACGAATTGTTGTCAAGTTTTAGTGACAGAAGTACTACGGAATCATCTCAAGTAAGCGAACCAAAAAGTTATACatctgtattaaaaaaattgttggagTTCGAGGAAATTTCGATGGAAATTAGAAATCCCAGCTCGAAGACCGGAATGAATCTACCACCAATACCTTTATGTCTGCAGGAAGATGTACCTATACGCGAGACTGAAGCTGTTACGTCGCCCACAGTGACTGACagcgatgaaaataatattgaaaaaataaacatgccATCCGTTTCGGGTGAATTAAAAAACGTCCAAGAACAAAAGTCTTTATGTGACTACACACGCGAACTCGTGTTATCCAGTCTTACTGACGAGTTACTAGTGGCAGACAATCGGAGGTCATTAAATTTGCCTCCCGCTTCATTATTCTCGAGCGACGACGAATTGTTGTCAAGTTTTAGTGACAAAAGTACTACGGAATCTTCTGAAGTAAGCAAACCAAAGAGTAACACATCtgtattagaaaaattgtCGGAGTTCGAGGAAATTTCGATGGAAATTAGAAATCCCATCTCGAAGACCGGAATGAATCTACCACCAATACCTTTATGTCTGCAGGAAGATGTACCTATACGCGAGACTGAAGCTGTTACGTCGCCCACAGTGACTGACagcgatgaaaataatattgaaaaaataaacatgccATCCGTTTCGGGTGAATTAAAAAACGTCCAAGGACAAAAGTCTTTATGTGACTACACACGCGAACTCGTGTTATCCAGTCTTACTGACGAGTTACTAGTGGCGGCCAATCGGAGGTCATTAAATTTGCCTCCCGTTTCATTATTCTCTAGCGACGACGAAGTGTTGTCAAGTTTTAGTAACAGAAGTACTACGGAATCATCTGAAGTAAGCGAACCAAAGAATAATACATCTGTATTAGAACAATTGTTGGAGTTCGAGGAAATTTCGATGGAAATTAGAAATCCCAGCTCGAAGACCGGAAAAAACATACCACCAATACCTTTATGTTTGCAGGAAGGTGTACCTATACGCGAGACTGAAGCTGTTATGTCACCCATAGAGACTGGTagcgatgaaaataatattgaaacgaTTATATGCAATGACATCAATGATCGTGTGGGGAGTGACGTTGTCGAGCTGGAGAAATCCACTACTCGACAACTCCGACCTAAACGCCGTTTTTTGTATGCACTGGGGAGGGGGTTAATGAAAGTTGGCAGATGTTTATGCTGCTGGCggtgtaaataa
- the LOC126549286 gene encoding uncharacterized protein LOC126549286 isoform X8 translates to MDDNLKMYSEQPTVSTVEIKIEKPNVEESNVEKPKQRSDVSPDDTRELVLSGLTDELLVAANRRSLNLPPVSLFSSDDELLSSFSDRSTTESSQEGAPIREIEAVISPTETASDENNIEKINMPSITDELTNVQGQKSLCDYTRELVLSSLTDELLVAANRRSLNLPPVSLFSSDDELLSSFSDRSTTESSQEDVPIRETEAVTSPTVTDSDENNIEKINMPSVSGELKNVQGQKSLCDYTRELVLSSLTDELLVAANRRSLNLPPVSLFSSDDELLSSFSDRSTTESSQVSEPKSYTSVLKKLLEFEEISMEIRNPSSKTGMNLPPIPLCLQEDVPIRETEAVTSPTVTDSDENNIEKINMPSVSGELKNVQEQKSLCDYTRELVLSSLTDELLVADNRRSLNLPPASLFSSDDELLSSFSDKSTTESSEVSKPKSNTSVLEKLSEFEEISMEIRNPISKTGMNLPPIPLCLQEDVPIRETEAVTSPTVTDSDENNIEKINMPSVSGELKNVQGQKSLCDYTRELVLSSLTDELLVAANRRSLNLPPVSLFSSDDEVLSSFSNRSTTESSEVSEPKNNTSVLEQLLEFEEISMEIRNPSSKTGKNIPPIPLCLQEGVPIRETEAVMSPIETGSDENNIETIICNDINDRVGSDVVELEKSTTRQLRPKRRFLYALGRGLMKVGRCLCCWRCK, encoded by the exons AtggatgataatttaaaaatgtactcagAACAGCCGACTGTGTCTACTGTGGAAATTAAGATTGAGAAGCCAAACGTCGAAGAGTCAAACGTCGAAAAGCCCAAACAAAGAAGTGATGTATCTCCGGATGACACACGCGAACTCGTGTTATCCGGTCTAACTGACGAGTTACTAGTGGCGGCCAATCGGAGGTCATTAAATTTGCCTCCCGTTTCATTATTCTCGAGCGACGACGAATTGTTGTCAAGTTTTAGTGACAGAAGTACTACGGAATCATCTCAA GAAGGTGCACCTATCCGCGAGATTGAAGCTGTTATATCGCCCACAGAGACTGCCagcgatgaaaataatattgaaaaaataaacatgccATCGATTACGGATGAATTAACAAACGTGCAAGGACAAAAGTCTTTATGTGACTATACACGTGAACTCGTGTTATCCAGTCTTACTGACGAGTTACTAGTGGCGGCCAATCGGAGGTCATTAAATTTGCCTCCCGTTTCATTATTCTCGAGCGACGACGAATTGTTGTCAAGTTTTAGTGACAGAAGTACTACGGAATCATCTCAA GAAGATGTACCTATACGCGAGACTGAAGCTGTTACGTCGCCCACAGTGACTGACagcgatgaaaataatattgaaaaaataaacatgccATCCGTTTCGGGTGAATTAAAAAACGTCCAAGGACAAAAGTCTTTATGTGACTACACACGCGAACTCGTGTTATCCAGTCTTACTGACGAGTTACTAGTGGCGGCCAATCGGAGGTCATTAAATTTGCCTCCCGTTTCATTATTCTCGAGCGACGACGAATTGTTGTCAAGTTTTAGTGACAGAAGTACTACGGAATCATCTCAAGTAAGCGAACCAAAAAGTTATACatctgtattaaaaaaattgttggagTTCGAGGAAATTTCGATGGAAATTAGAAATCCCAGCTCGAAGACCGGAATGAATCTACCACCAATACCTTTATGTCTGCAGGAAGATGTACCTATACGCGAGACTGAAGCTGTTACGTCGCCCACAGTGACTGACagcgatgaaaataatattgaaaaaataaacatgccATCCGTTTCGGGTGAATTAAAAAACGTCCAAGAACAAAAGTCTTTATGTGACTACACACGCGAACTCGTGTTATCCAGTCTTACTGACGAGTTACTAGTGGCAGACAATCGGAGGTCATTAAATTTGCCTCCCGCTTCATTATTCTCGAGCGACGACGAATTGTTGTCAAGTTTTAGTGACAAAAGTACTACGGAATCTTCTGAAGTAAGCAAACCAAAGAGTAACACATCtgtattagaaaaattgtCGGAGTTCGAGGAAATTTCGATGGAAATTAGAAATCCCATCTCGAAGACCGGAATGAATCTACCACCAATACCTTTATGTCTGCAGGAAGATGTACCTATACGCGAGACTGAAGCTGTTACGTCGCCCACAGTGACTGACagcgatgaaaataatattgaaaaaataaacatgccATCCGTTTCGGGTGAATTAAAAAACGTCCAAGGACAAAAGTCTTTATGTGACTACACACGCGAACTCGTGTTATCCAGTCTTACTGACGAGTTACTAGTGGCGGCCAATCGGAGGTCATTAAATTTGCCTCCCGTTTCATTATTCTCTAGCGACGACGAAGTGTTGTCAAGTTTTAGTAACAGAAGTACTACGGAATCATCTGAAGTAAGCGAACCAAAGAATAATACATCTGTATTAGAACAATTGTTGGAGTTCGAGGAAATTTCGATGGAAATTAGAAATCCCAGCTCGAAGACCGGAAAAAACATACCACCAATACCTTTATGTTTGCAGGAAGGTGTACCTATACGCGAGACTGAAGCTGTTATGTCACCCATAGAGACTGGTagcgatgaaaataatattgaaacgaTTATATGCAATGACATCAATGATCGTGTGGGGAGTGACGTTGTCGAGCTGGAGAAATCCACTACTCGACAACTCCGACCTAAACGCCGTTTTTTGTATGCACTGGGGAGGGGGTTAATGAAAGTTGGCAGATGTTTATGCTGCTGGCggtgtaaataa
- the LOC126549286 gene encoding uncharacterized protein LOC126549286 isoform X4, producing the protein MDDNLKMYSEQPTVSTVEIKIEKPNVEESNVEKPKQRSDVSPDDTRELVLSGLTDELLVAANRRSLNLPPVSLFSSDDELLSSFSDRSTTESSQEGAPIREIEAVISPTETASDENNIEKINMPSITDELTNVQGQKSLCDYTRELVLSSLTDELLVAANRRSLNLPPVSLFSSDDELLSSFSDRSTTESSQEDVPIRETEAVTSPTVTDSDENNIEKINMPSVSGELKNVQEQKSLCDYTRELVLSSLTDELLVADNRRSLNLPPASLFSSDDELLSSFSDKSTTESSEVSKPKSNTSVLEKLSEFEEISIEIRNPSSKTGMNLPPIPLCLQEDVPIRETEAVTSPTVTDSDENNIEKINMPSVSGELKNVQGQKSLCDYTRELVLSSLTDELLVAANRRSLNLPPVSLFSSDDELLSSFSDRSTTESSQVSEPKSYTSVLKKLLEFEEISMEIRNPSSKTGMNLPPIPLCLQEDVPIRETEAVTSPTVTDSDENNIEKINMPSVSGELKNVQEQKSLCDYTRELVLSSLTDELLVADNRRSLNLPPASLFSSDDELLSSFSDKSTTESSEVSKPKSNTSVLEKLSEFEEISMEIRNPISKTGMNLPPIPLCLQEDVPIRETEAVTSPTVTDSDENNIEKINMPSVSGELKNVQGQKSLCDYTRELVLSSLTDELLVAANRRSLNLPPVSLFSSDDEVLSSFSNRSTTESSEVSEPKNNTSVLEQLLEFEEISMEIRNPSSKTGKNIPPIPLCLQEGVPIRETEAVMSPIETGSDENNIETIICNDINDRVGSDVVELEKSTTRQLRPKRRFLYALGRGLMKVGRCLCCWRCK; encoded by the exons AtggatgataatttaaaaatgtactcagAACAGCCGACTGTGTCTACTGTGGAAATTAAGATTGAGAAGCCAAACGTCGAAGAGTCAAACGTCGAAAAGCCCAAACAAAGAAGTGATGTATCTCCGGATGACACACGCGAACTCGTGTTATCCGGTCTAACTGACGAGTTACTAGTGGCGGCCAATCGGAGGTCATTAAATTTGCCTCCCGTTTCATTATTCTCGAGCGACGACGAATTGTTGTCAAGTTTTAGTGACAGAAGTACTACGGAATCATCTCAA GAAGGTGCACCTATCCGCGAGATTGAAGCTGTTATATCGCCCACAGAGACTGCCagcgatgaaaataatattgaaaaaataaacatgccATCGATTACGGATGAATTAACAAACGTGCAAGGACAAAAGTCTTTATGTGACTATACACGTGAACTCGTGTTATCCAGTCTTACTGACGAGTTACTAGTGGCGGCCAATCGGAGGTCATTAAATTTGCCTCCCGTTTCATTATTCTCGAGCGACGACGAATTGTTGTCAAGTTTTAGTGACAGAAGTACTACGGAATCATCTCAA GAAGATGTACCTATACGCGAGACTGAAGCTGTTACGTCGCCCACAGTGACTGACagcgatgaaaataatattgaaaaaataaacatgccATCCGTTTCGGGTGAATTAAAAAACGTCCAAGAACAAAAGTCTTTATGTGACTACACACGCGAACTCGTGTTATCCAGTCTTACTGACGAGTTACTAGTGGCAGACAATCGGAGGTCATTAAATTTGCCTCCCGCTTCATTATTCTCGAGCGACGACGAATTGTTGTCAAGTTTTAGTGACAAAAGTACTACGGAATCTTCTGAAGTAAGCAAACCAAAGAGTAACACATCtgtattagaaaaattgtCGGAGTTCGAGGAAATTTCgatagaaattagaaatccCAGCTCGAAGACCGGAATGAATCTACCACCAATACCTTTATGTCTGCAGGAAGATGTACCTATACGCGAGACTGAAGCTGTTACGTCGCCCACAGTGACTGACagcgatgaaaataatattgaaaaaataaacatgccATCCGTTTCGGGTGAATTAAAAAACGTCCAAGGACAAAAGTCTTTATGTGACTACACACGCGAACTCGTGTTATCCAGTCTTACTGACGAGTTACTAGTGGCGGCCAATCGGAGGTCATTAAATTTGCCTCCCGTTTCATTATTCTCGAGCGACGACGAATTGTTGTCAAGTTTTAGTGACAGAAGTACTACGGAATCATCTCAAGTAAGCGAACCAAAAAGTTATACatctgtattaaaaaaattgttggagTTCGAGGAAATTTCGATGGAAATTAGAAATCCCAGCTCGAAGACCGGAATGAATCTACCACCAATACCTTTATGTCTGCAGGAAGATGTACCTATACGCGAGACTGAAGCTGTTACGTCGCCCACAGTGACTGACagcgatgaaaataatattgaaaaaataaacatgccATCCGTTTCGGGTGAATTAAAAAACGTCCAAGAACAAAAGTCTTTATGTGACTACACACGCGAACTCGTGTTATCCAGTCTTACTGACGAGTTACTAGTGGCAGACAATCGGAGGTCATTAAATTTGCCTCCCGCTTCATTATTCTCGAGCGACGACGAATTGTTGTCAAGTTTTAGTGACAAAAGTACTACGGAATCTTCTGAAGTAAGCAAACCAAAGAGTAACACATCtgtattagaaaaattgtCGGAGTTCGAGGAAATTTCGATGGAAATTAGAAATCCCATCTCGAAGACCGGAATGAATCTACCACCAATACCTTTATGTCTGCAGGAAGATGTACCTATACGCGAGACTGAAGCTGTTACGTCGCCCACAGTGACTGACagcgatgaaaataatattgaaaaaataaacatgccATCCGTTTCGGGTGAATTAAAAAACGTCCAAGGACAAAAGTCTTTATGTGACTACACACGCGAACTCGTGTTATCCAGTCTTACTGACGAGTTACTAGTGGCGGCCAATCGGAGGTCATTAAATTTGCCTCCCGTTTCATTATTCTCTAGCGACGACGAAGTGTTGTCAAGTTTTAGTAACAGAAGTACTACGGAATCATCTGAAGTAAGCGAACCAAAGAATAATACATCTGTATTAGAACAATTGTTGGAGTTCGAGGAAATTTCGATGGAAATTAGAAATCCCAGCTCGAAGACCGGAAAAAACATACCACCAATACCTTTATGTTTGCAGGAAGGTGTACCTATACGCGAGACTGAAGCTGTTATGTCACCCATAGAGACTGGTagcgatgaaaataatattgaaacgaTTATATGCAATGACATCAATGATCGTGTGGGGAGTGACGTTGTCGAGCTGGAGAAATCCACTACTCGACAACTCCGACCTAAACGCCGTTTTTTGTATGCACTGGGGAGGGGGTTAATGAAAGTTGGCAGATGTTTATGCTGCTGGCggtgtaaataa
- the LOC126549286 gene encoding uncharacterized protein LOC126549286 isoform X5 — protein MDDNLKMYSEQPTVSTVEIKIEKPNVEESNVEKPKQRSDVSPDDTRELVLSGLTDELLVAANRRSLNLPPVSLFSSDDELLSSFSDRSTTESSQEDVPIRETEAVTSPTVTDSDENNIEKINMPSVSGELKNVQEQKSLCDYTRELVLSSLTDELLVADNRRSLNLPPASLFSSDDELLSSFSDKSTTESSEVSKPKSNTSVLEKLSEFEEISIEIRNPSSKTGMNLPPIPLCLQEDVPIRETEAVTSPTVTDSDENNIEKINMPSVSGELKNVQGQKSLCDYTRELVLSSLTDELLVAANRRSLNLPPVSLFSSDDELLSSFSDRSTTESSQVSEPKSYTSVLKKLLEFEEISMEIRNPSSKTGMNLPPIPLCLQEDVPIRETEAVTSPTVTDSDENNIEKINMPSVSGELKNVQEQKSLCDYTRELVLSSLTDELLVADNRRSLNLPPASLFSSDDELLSSFSDKSTTESSEVSKPKSNTSVLEKLSEFEEISMEIRNPISKTGMNLPPIPLCLQEDVPIRETEAVTSPTVTDSDENNIEKINMPSVSGELKNVQGQKSLCDYTRELVLSSLTDELLVAANRRSLNLPPVSLFSSDDEVLSSFSNRSTTESSEVSEPKNNTSVLEQLLEFEEISMEIRNPSSKTGKNIPPIPLCLQEGVPIRETEAVMSPIETGSDENNIETIICNDINDRVGSDVVELEKSTTRQLRPKRRFLYALGRGLMKVGRCLCCWRCK, from the exons AtggatgataatttaaaaatgtactcagAACAGCCGACTGTGTCTACTGTGGAAATTAAGATTGAGAAGCCAAACGTCGAAGAGTCAAACGTCGAAAAGCCCAAACAAAGAAGTGATGTATCTCCGGATGACACACGCGAACTCGTGTTATCCGGTCTAACTGACGAGTTACTAGTGGCGGCCAATCGGAGGTCATTAAATTTGCCTCCCGTTTCATTATTCTCGAGCGACGACGAATTGTTGTCAAGTTTTAGTGACAGAAGTACTACGGAATCATCTCAA GAAGATGTACCTATACGCGAGACTGAAGCTGTTACGTCGCCCACAGTGACTGACagcgatgaaaataatattgaaaaaataaacatgccATCCGTTTCGGGTGAATTAAAAAACGTCCAAGAACAAAAGTCTTTATGTGACTACACACGCGAACTCGTGTTATCCAGTCTTACTGACGAGTTACTAGTGGCAGACAATCGGAGGTCATTAAATTTGCCTCCCGCTTCATTATTCTCGAGCGACGACGAATTGTTGTCAAGTTTTAGTGACAAAAGTACTACGGAATCTTCTGAAGTAAGCAAACCAAAGAGTAACACATCtgtattagaaaaattgtCGGAGTTCGAGGAAATTTCgatagaaattagaaatccCAGCTCGAAGACCGGAATGAATCTACCACCAATACCTTTATGTCTGCAGGAAGATGTACCTATACGCGAGACTGAAGCTGTTACGTCGCCCACAGTGACTGACagcgatgaaaataatattgaaaaaataaacatgccATCCGTTTCGGGTGAATTAAAAAACGTCCAAGGACAAAAGTCTTTATGTGACTACACACGCGAACTCGTGTTATCCAGTCTTACTGACGAGTTACTAGTGGCGGCCAATCGGAGGTCATTAAATTTGCCTCCCGTTTCATTATTCTCGAGCGACGACGAATTGTTGTCAAGTTTTAGTGACAGAAGTACTACGGAATCATCTCAAGTAAGCGAACCAAAAAGTTATACatctgtattaaaaaaattgttggagTTCGAGGAAATTTCGATGGAAATTAGAAATCCCAGCTCGAAGACCGGAATGAATCTACCACCAATACCTTTATGTCTGCAGGAAGATGTACCTATACGCGAGACTGAAGCTGTTACGTCGCCCACAGTGACTGACagcgatgaaaataatattgaaaaaataaacatgccATCCGTTTCGGGTGAATTAAAAAACGTCCAAGAACAAAAGTCTTTATGTGACTACACACGCGAACTCGTGTTATCCAGTCTTACTGACGAGTTACTAGTGGCAGACAATCGGAGGTCATTAAATTTGCCTCCCGCTTCATTATTCTCGAGCGACGACGAATTGTTGTCAAGTTTTAGTGACAAAAGTACTACGGAATCTTCTGAAGTAAGCAAACCAAAGAGTAACACATCtgtattagaaaaattgtCGGAGTTCGAGGAAATTTCGATGGAAATTAGAAATCCCATCTCGAAGACCGGAATGAATCTACCACCAATACCTTTATGTCTGCAGGAAGATGTACCTATACGCGAGACTGAAGCTGTTACGTCGCCCACAGTGACTGACagcgatgaaaataatattgaaaaaataaacatgccATCCGTTTCGGGTGAATTAAAAAACGTCCAAGGACAAAAGTCTTTATGTGACTACACACGCGAACTCGTGTTATCCAGTCTTACTGACGAGTTACTAGTGGCGGCCAATCGGAGGTCATTAAATTTGCCTCCCGTTTCATTATTCTCTAGCGACGACGAAGTGTTGTCAAGTTTTAGTAACAGAAGTACTACGGAATCATCTGAAGTAAGCGAACCAAAGAATAATACATCTGTATTAGAACAATTGTTGGAGTTCGAGGAAATTTCGATGGAAATTAGAAATCCCAGCTCGAAGACCGGAAAAAACATACCACCAATACCTTTATGTTTGCAGGAAGGTGTACCTATACGCGAGACTGAAGCTGTTATGTCACCCATAGAGACTGGTagcgatgaaaataatattgaaacgaTTATATGCAATGACATCAATGATCGTGTGGGGAGTGACGTTGTCGAGCTGGAGAAATCCACTACTCGACAACTCCGACCTAAACGCCGTTTTTTGTATGCACTGGGGAGGGGGTTAATGAAAGTTGGCAGATGTTTATGCTGCTGGCggtgtaaataa